Proteins found in one Nocardia brasiliensis ATCC 700358 genomic segment:
- a CDS encoding GAF domain-containing sensor histidine kinase has translation MRFSEPAPSGLPPVTETLSQLRLHELLEEVQERIAQIVDTRDRMDRLIEAMLVVTSGLDIDDTLRSIVHAALELVDARYGALGVVETGRPAARLTEFVYEGIDDRTRVMIGDLPHGHGVLGLLISQPRPIRLADLSEHPAAVGFPENHPPMRSFLGVPIQVRNEVFGNLYLTEKVGGGEFTEDDEVVVQALAAAAGIAIANSRLYEEARIRQQWLEATRDVATELLSGGTNHEVLKLVAERTLALTESACTLLALAADSSTIAEETELVVVAAAGSCAQRLIGRREPVRTTAVGRSYREGLAVAVDTLAGATTLGNVAKLGPALILPLQAGHSVVGVLATIRPAGMPQLDRAAQSMMAAIADQAALALRLADTQRRMRELDVLSDRDRIARDLHDQVIQRLFAVGLSLQNTIRRTESAQTQARLAESVDDIQTIVHDIRHSIFDLQTNTAADSSTYRKRLHGIVSDMTKDTGIRTRVHLAGPVTVLAPPLSDDVEAVLREAISNAVRHASATTISVELSVRDDVTVDVTDDGIGVPDEITHRSGLANLAVRAEKHGGSCRLERRAEGGTVLRWAAPLPSPTRTVR, from the coding sequence ATGCGGTTTTCCGAACCAGCGCCGAGCGGATTGCCACCGGTCACCGAGACGCTCTCCCAGCTCCGATTACACGAACTACTCGAAGAGGTGCAGGAGCGCATCGCGCAGATCGTCGATACGCGAGATCGGATGGATCGGCTCATCGAAGCGATGCTGGTCGTCACCTCGGGGCTCGATATCGATGACACGCTCCGTTCGATCGTGCACGCGGCCCTGGAGTTGGTGGACGCCCGCTACGGCGCGCTCGGCGTGGTCGAAACCGGCCGGCCCGCCGCCCGGCTCACCGAATTCGTCTACGAGGGCATAGACGATCGCACCCGCGTCATGATCGGTGATCTGCCGCATGGTCACGGCGTACTCGGTCTGCTGATCAGCCAACCGCGACCGATCCGGCTTGCCGATCTTTCCGAACATCCCGCCGCGGTCGGCTTCCCCGAGAATCACCCGCCCATGCGGTCTTTCCTCGGCGTACCGATCCAGGTGCGCAACGAAGTATTCGGAAACCTTTATCTCACCGAGAAAGTGGGTGGCGGTGAGTTCACCGAAGACGACGAAGTCGTCGTGCAGGCGCTCGCCGCCGCGGCCGGCATCGCCATCGCGAACTCGCGCCTTTATGAAGAAGCTCGGATCCGACAGCAGTGGCTGGAAGCCACCCGTGATGTGGCCACCGAACTCCTCTCGGGCGGGACGAATCACGAGGTGTTGAAACTTGTCGCCGAGCGCACGCTCGCGCTCACCGAATCGGCCTGCACCCTCCTGGCCTTGGCCGCCGACTCGAGCACTATCGCGGAGGAGACCGAGCTGGTCGTGGTCGCCGCGGCGGGAAGCTGTGCCCAGCGGTTGATCGGCCGGCGCGAACCCGTGCGTACGACCGCGGTCGGCCGGTCCTATCGCGAGGGCCTGGCAGTCGCCGTGGACACGCTGGCCGGCGCGACGACCCTCGGCAACGTCGCGAAACTCGGACCGGCACTGATACTTCCACTGCAGGCCGGCCATTCGGTCGTCGGCGTATTGGCGACGATACGACCCGCGGGCATGCCGCAGTTGGACCGGGCCGCCCAGTCGATGATGGCGGCCATCGCCGATCAAGCAGCGCTCGCTCTTCGGCTGGCGGATACGCAACGGCGCATGCGCGAACTCGACGTCTTGTCCGACCGCGATCGCATCGCCCGCGACCTGCACGATCAAGTCATTCAACGCCTGTTCGCCGTCGGGCTCTCGCTGCAGAACACGATCCGGCGCACCGAGTCGGCGCAAACCCAGGCACGCCTCGCGGAAAGCGTCGACGATATCCAGACGATCGTGCACGATATCCGGCACTCGATCTTCGATCTGCAGACCAATACGGCCGCTGATTCGTCCACCTATCGAAAACGGCTGCACGGCATCGTTTCCGACATGACCAAGGACACCGGAATACGGACGCGAGTGCACTTGGCCGGACCTGTCACCGTCCTCGCGCCACCGTTGTCCGACGATGTCGAAGCAGTGCTGCGCGAGGCGATCAGCAATGCGGTCCGGCACGCGTCGGCCACGACGATTTCGGTCGAACTCAGCGTGCGTGACGACGTCACCGTCGATGTCACCGACGACGGAATCGGTGTGCCCGACGAGATCACGCACCGCAGCGGGCTGGCGAATCTCGCGGTGCGGGCCGAAAAGCACGGCGGCAGTTGCCGACTGGAGCGGCGCGCCGAAGGGGGCACGGTCCTGCGGTGGGCCGCACCGCTGCCCTCGCCGACCCGTACGGTGCGATAG